In the genome of Dioscorea cayenensis subsp. rotundata cultivar TDr96_F1 chromosome 1, TDr96_F1_v2_PseudoChromosome.rev07_lg8_w22 25.fasta, whole genome shotgun sequence, one region contains:
- the LOC120260059 gene encoding protein COFACTOR ASSEMBLY OF COMPLEX C SUBUNIT B CCB3, chloroplastic, protein MRSNRNPTPLVLFSSPETWPSMAFSCSSLPIFHPLHLNGTSRFITPQTGFKRRWHLTYKAGVQCSLGVNPSALSATPNPGKILDFESVQTLTTTYLPKFSLDAASDFTQRLVLADLDPATAKVAIGITGPFLSAFGFLFILRIVMSWYPKLPVGKFPYVLAYAPTEPFLRITRKLIPPLGGVDVTPVVWFGLVSFLNEILVGPQGLLVLLSQQA, encoded by the exons ATGAGAAGCAACCGAAACCCTACACCACTCGTTCTCTTCTCCTCGCCGGAGACTTGGCCATCCATGGCGTTCTCTTGCTCCTCCCTCCCCATCTTCCACCCTCTTCATCTCAATGGCACCTCT AGGTTCATCACTCCCCAAACCGGTTTTAAACGGCGATGGCACTTGACATACAAAGCTGGAGTGCAATGTTCTCTTGGTGTCAACCCTTCTGCTCTTTCAGCAACACCTAACCCCGGGAAAATTTTAGACTTCGAATCAGTGCAAACCCTCACAACAACTTATTTGCCGAAGTTCTCTCTCGATGCTGCTTCTGATTTCACTCAAAGACTAGTACTAGCAGACCTGGACCCTGCAACAGCAAAAGTGGCAATTGGTATTACCGGCCCTTTCTTATCGGCATTTGGATTCCTATTCATTCTCAGAATAGTTATGTCATGGTACCCGAAGCTGCCTGTTGGAAAATTCCCGTATGTTTTGGCGTATGCACCCACAGAACCATTTCTCAGAATCACAAGGAAATTGATACCTCCCCTCGGTGGTGTCGATGTTACTCCTGTGGTTTGGTTTGGCCTTGTGAGTTTTCTGAATGAGATTTTGGTCGGTCCACAGGGATTGTTAGTTCTGCTATCACAACAAGCCTAG
- the LOC120280543 gene encoding anamorsin homolog, with the protein MAKREWVVVLLTGSLKTLTRVRKMEFGTVNARIIVVTDFIAVPVRVVLAAVSDLGPIVSDDDVDDALVVTQACVHRGKLPVESSSKDIVVSISKTPELIRNQWLEEIGRVSKPGGKILIQAYFPINDKFSELKSQLERAATMAGFLEFQALHDAKDFFSVEGYRSFTIKCEKAAWNVGASFDIKKAFTGKIQIDEELDFIDEDSLLTEEDLKKPQLPPVGDCEVGSTRKACKNCTCGRAEAENKVEKLGLTAEQINNPQSACGNCGLGDAFRCGSCLYKGLSPFKLGEKVSLGGDFLVAEI; encoded by the exons ATGGCGAAAAGGGAGTGGGTGGTGGTCTTGCTCACGGGTTCACTGAAAACCCTAACGAGGGTTCGTAAAATG GAGTTTGGTACTGTGAATGCAAGGATCATCGTGGTCACGGATTTCATCGCTGTTCCTGTTCGTGTGGTTCTCGCTGCTGTGAGTGATCTTGGGCCTATCGTCTccgatgatgatgttgatgatgcgCTCGTTGTCACTCAAGCCTGTGTTCACC GTGGGAAGCTGCCGGTTGAGTCTTCGTCAAAGGATATTGTTGTCTCAATATCAAAAACACCAGAGCTCATTAGAAATCAATGGCTTGAAGAAATCGGTCGAGTGTCGAAACCCGGTGGGAAAATTCTCATCCAGGCTTACTTCCCAATTAATGACAAATTTTCCGAG TTGAAATCACAACTAGAGCGGGCAGCAACCATGGCAGGATTTCTGGAGTTTCAAGCTTTGCATGATGCAAAAGATTTCTTTTCAGTAGAAGGTTACCGATCCTTCACG ATCAAGTGTGAGAAGGCTGCTTGGAATGTCGGGGCATCATTCGACATCAAGAAAGCATTTACTGGTAAGATTCAAATTGACGAGGAATTGGATTTCATTGATGAAGATAGTCTGCTGACAGAGGAAGACCTGAAGAAACCTCAGTTACCACCTG TCGGAGATTGTGAAGTTGGGAGCACAAGGAAAGCATGCAAGAACTGCACTTGTGGTAGGGCTGAGGCCGAGAACAAAGTGGAGAAGTTGGGGCTAACTGCAGAGCAGATAAATAATCCCCAATCAGCATGTGGCAAT TGTGGCCTTGGTGATGCATTCCGGTGTGGGAGTTGCCTTTACAAAGGCCTTTCTCCATTCAAGCTTGGCGAAAAG GTTTCTCTGGGAGGGGATTTCCTTGTAGCTGAAATTTGA